A part of Candidatus Babeliaceae bacterium genomic DNA contains:
- a CDS encoding PhoH family protein, producing the protein MASEKIYILDTNVLIHDPQSIFSFEGALLGIPIVVLEELDRFKSENSLRGRNTREVIRYLDLLRDKGSFAKGIQLDNKGTLYVLFGDIETHITIPLNLHEADNRILLIALMMKEKGYEVHLISKDLNMRVKADVVGIQAHDYIKDIVAEEEFYKGWVTIQVPSIQLKKDVPDDLFALEKEYTFTLNEFVLVESRNNPFNYRLFRYDGPGRFKDVVMPDLKWPITPKNPQQLMALNLLLDSSIQLVTLLGPAGTGKTFLALVAALHEILVKDEFEKILVTRPVIPLGPDIGFLPGDIHEKLHSWMQPIYDNMDFIVHAANAAAQRDGVYQEEPQEQQPYYGGKSKYRKRKFNRDKGMPNLDDLIKRGKISLEAITYMRGRSIPYQYILIDEVQNLTPHEVKTLISRVGEGSKIILAGDPYQIDSPYLDFSSNGLVIASQKFRNQRLFGTVFLEMSERSELSKLAGQLL; encoded by the coding sequence ATGGCATCTGAGAAAATATATATACTTGATACAAACGTACTGATTCATGATCCACAATCAATTTTTAGTTTTGAGGGAGCCCTGCTGGGCATTCCGATTGTTGTTTTGGAAGAATTGGATAGGTTTAAGAGCGAAAATTCTCTTCGTGGTAGAAATACGCGCGAAGTTATTCGTTATTTAGATTTATTACGTGATAAAGGTTCGTTTGCCAAGGGGATTCAGCTTGATAATAAGGGTACGTTGTATGTTTTATTTGGCGATATAGAAACGCACATTACCATTCCACTTAATTTACATGAAGCTGATAATCGTATTTTATTAATAGCTTTGATGATGAAAGAAAAGGGCTATGAAGTCCATTTGATATCAAAAGATTTGAATATGCGCGTCAAGGCTGATGTTGTCGGTATTCAGGCGCATGATTATATAAAAGATATTGTTGCTGAAGAAGAATTTTATAAAGGTTGGGTTACTATTCAAGTCCCTTCAATACAGTTAAAAAAAGATGTTCCTGATGATCTTTTTGCGCTTGAAAAAGAATATACGTTTACGTTAAATGAATTTGTTTTAGTAGAAAGTAGAAATAACCCTTTTAATTATAGGCTATTTCGTTATGACGGGCCGGGTCGGTTTAAAGATGTTGTGATGCCAGATTTAAAGTGGCCCATTACGCCAAAAAATCCTCAACAATTAATGGCGCTTAATTTATTGCTCGATTCTTCTATTCAATTAGTTACATTGCTCGGTCCTGCTGGTACAGGGAAAACGTTTTTGGCTCTTGTTGCCGCCTTGCATGAAATTCTTGTTAAAGATGAGTTTGAAAAAATATTGGTGACTCGTCCCGTTATTCCCTTGGGCCCCGATATTGGATTTTTACCGGGCGATATTCATGAAAAATTACACAGTTGGATGCAACCTATTTATGATAATATGGATTTTATAGTACATGCCGCCAATGCCGCTGCGCAGCGGGATGGTGTATATCAAGAAGAGCCTCAGGAGCAACAGCCGTATTATGGTGGTAAAAGCAAGTATAGAAAGAGAAAATTTAATCGTGATAAGGGTATGCCAAACTTGGATGATCTTATTAAAAGGGGCAAAATCAGCCTAGAAGCAATTACCTACATGCGTGGCCGTTCTATTCCGTATCAATATATTTTGATCGATGAAGTGCAAAATTTGACGCCGCATGAGGTTAAAACATTGATTAGTCGTGTCGGTGAGGGGAGTAAAATAATCCTTGCCGGTGACCCGTATCAGATAGACTCACCGTATCTCGATTTTAGTAGCAACGGCTTGGTGATTGCGAGCCAAAAGTTTAGAAACCAGAGGCTTTTTGGCACGGTTTTCTTAGAAATGAGCGAACGTAGTGAACTCAGCAAACTCGCCGGCCAGTTGTTGTAG
- a CDS encoding NUDIX hydrolase — MIKIYECKPENFITQVEIGACYIEINGTLLLLQRTRGKKEAETWGVPAGKLELNETPLQGALRELYEETGISIESQNDVEDCGTLYISKPEVDYAYHMFKITLHEMPIVQISLAEHQDYAWATHEEIKNMNLMGGAYDALLYYYRKA, encoded by the coding sequence ATGATCAAAATATATGAGTGTAAGCCTGAAAATTTCATTACCCAAGTAGAGATAGGCGCTTGTTATATTGAAATTAATGGAACATTGCTTTTATTGCAAAGAACTCGTGGTAAGAAAGAAGCAGAAACTTGGGGTGTTCCTGCTGGCAAACTTGAACTCAATGAAACGCCCCTGCAAGGTGCATTGCGTGAACTTTATGAAGAAACTGGAATCTCTATTGAATCTCAAAATGATGTAGAAGATTGTGGCACATTATATATTAGCAAGCCGGAAGTTGATTATGCATATCACATGTTTAAGATCACACTACATGAAATGCCCATTGTTCAGATATCATTAGCAGAGCATCAAGATTATGCATGGGCGACTCACGAAGAAATTAAAAACATGAATCTTATGGGCGGCGCTTATGACGCGCTGCTTTATTATTATAGGAAAGCTTAA
- a CDS encoding metallophosphoesterase, with the protein MADLHGDIHTLLAHLKDLKDKEIIDDNLTLIGDSDYLAFLGDCGDSGDSSCDVWALLMRLRIINKDKCILVRGNHETIGLAGQQGFGNELDKKFDLFGQLETAKALDSQKTFQHIVKPYYSFFNYLPAAVFFGYDNQKKDHIDYACLSHAGVELGWQDHDRFLNDPKNKTKSMPLFWNREEVIADNKVIHDEVDAAFKSDDINKREETRALQNHDYAFLDIGQPQKSGFMWNFYTALANEPTRYNNGWTYSQKLTQEVLRSWSNTGKKQSLKKCLNSFTMALLGKKFFDATTYSVRTNIRGHQHVTPQNFAEKVPHALEIKAMYLTPTGIYHQWADNTQMIKKYFIKPGDVYTLKNAPCNIYGYPYPVVKDTIKRQLWYDKTGSRSCLALPQWTLESTNLKIFDSTELPKDMQKDIISLKDYLD; encoded by the coding sequence ATGGCAGATTTGCATGGAGATATTCACACGTTACTCGCCCATCTGAAAGACCTCAAAGATAAAGAGATTATTGATGACAACCTTACTCTTATTGGCGATAGTGATTATTTAGCTTTTTTAGGTGATTGTGGTGACTCCGGTGACTCATCGTGTGACGTATGGGCGTTATTAATGCGGTTACGTATTATAAATAAAGATAAGTGCATTCTTGTACGAGGAAATCACGAAACTATTGGTCTTGCTGGGCAACAAGGCTTTGGGAATGAGCTCGATAAAAAATTCGATCTTTTTGGTCAATTGGAAACAGCAAAAGCACTCGATTCACAAAAAACATTCCAACATATTGTTAAGCCTTATTATTCTTTTTTTAATTATCTACCGGCAGCTGTATTCTTTGGTTATGACAATCAAAAAAAAGATCATATTGATTACGCCTGCTTATCTCATGCTGGAGTAGAATTAGGATGGCAAGATCATGATAGATTCCTGAATGATCCCAAAAATAAAACTAAAAGCATGCCACTTTTCTGGAACCGTGAAGAAGTCATTGCAGATAACAAAGTAATACATGATGAGGTTGATGCTGCATTTAAAAGTGATGACATCAACAAACGAGAAGAAACAAGAGCGTTGCAAAATCACGACTATGCTTTTTTAGACATCGGGCAGCCGCAGAAAAGTGGCTTTATGTGGAACTTTTATACCGCTTTAGCCAACGAACCAACTCGTTATAACAATGGCTGGACATACAGTCAAAAACTCACTCAAGAAGTTCTCAGAAGCTGGTCAAATACAGGTAAAAAACAGTCCCTAAAAAAATGTCTTAATTCATTCACTATGGCATTATTGGGCAAAAAGTTTTTTGATGCCACTACATACTCAGTTAGAACTAATATTCGTGGACACCAGCACGTAACTCCTCAAAATTTTGCAGAAAAAGTGCCACATGCTCTTGAAATAAAAGCCATGTACCTCACGCCAACAGGCATTTATCATCAATGGGCTGATAATACCCAAATGATCAAAAAATATTTTATTAAACCTGGTGATGTATACACGCTAAAAAATGCTCCGTGCAATATATATGGTTATCCATATCCAGTAGTAAAAGATACAATAAAACGCCAACTTTGGTATGACAAGACCGGCTCTCGCTCCTGTTTAGCACTGCCCCAATGGACACTGGAATCAACAAATCTCAAGATTTTTGATAGTACTGAACTACCAAAAGATATGCAAAAAGATATAATAAGTCTTAAAGATTATTTAGATTAG
- the dnaX gene encoding DNA polymerase III subunit gamma/tau translates to MTVLVHLARAWRPRTFNELIGQDLTVKILKNSLYKDIVFPVYLLSGQRGSGKTTTGRLFAGALNCARLADFQQHPQEIDLPCLACASCEAMKMGAHPDFFEIDAASYTGVDNVRQIIEAASFLPILGTRKIYLIDEAHMLSKAAFNAFLKILEEPPKSVVFLLATTEVTKIIDTVRSRCFNLFFDPIATPHLTKHLVYICQQESLEYDELGLSCIAAESQGSVRDALNLIERVRLAHGSVTMNAVTKVLGLPQETIFLELFAALSNNSAHDVLAITIKYDFSLYNPTILWKKIVEYVRMLLSIVCNVPCEIIHEKQLVQLAHTFSQDQLTRFLEILYTSELHYVKTLSAPGLMELVLLKMLEIKNSSQNIVHNVHTPPSITNKKIAPAPVVQQVTPEQTAPIDDPWKYFLHELQAVHEPLVNSIFRQGQFRGKQHKEITIAFSSELIFFKDSLESTRLLWQPILEKCFEPSVVCTYIFTAEIKSPAPILQKKAEPISQQRSYKITHDNMQKKPVAMQEQKINNSHLESLPRAQSVLQVFPGTLTEIKENNHE, encoded by the coding sequence ATGACCGTGTTAGTACATTTAGCGCGTGCGTGGCGCCCAAGAACGTTTAATGAATTGATAGGCCAGGATCTTACCGTAAAGATTTTAAAAAATAGTCTTTATAAAGATATTGTGTTTCCTGTGTATCTTTTATCTGGTCAACGCGGAAGTGGTAAGACTACAACAGGACGCCTTTTCGCGGGTGCCCTCAACTGCGCACGACTTGCTGATTTTCAACAGCACCCACAAGAAATTGATTTGCCCTGTCTTGCCTGCGCCTCATGCGAAGCAATGAAAATGGGTGCGCATCCGGATTTTTTTGAAATAGATGCTGCATCATATACGGGCGTTGACAATGTTCGTCAAATTATCGAAGCGGCATCGTTTTTGCCTATTTTAGGTACAAGAAAAATATATCTTATTGACGAAGCGCACATGTTAAGTAAAGCTGCTTTTAATGCTTTTTTAAAAATTTTAGAAGAACCACCGAAATCTGTTGTCTTTTTATTGGCTACGACAGAAGTAACTAAAATTATTGATACGGTACGCTCTCGGTGTTTTAACCTTTTTTTTGATCCCATTGCAACGCCACATTTAACCAAACATTTGGTCTATATTTGTCAACAAGAATCTTTAGAATATGATGAACTTGGGCTATCGTGCATTGCAGCAGAGTCCCAGGGGTCAGTTCGTGATGCCTTAAATCTTATCGAACGTGTACGTCTGGCGCATGGCTCTGTAACCATGAACGCCGTAACAAAAGTCTTAGGCTTGCCACAGGAAACTATTTTTCTTGAACTATTTGCAGCATTAAGTAATAATTCGGCACATGACGTTCTTGCGATTACCATAAAATACGATTTTTCTTTATATAATCCAACGATATTGTGGAAAAAAATAGTTGAATATGTACGCATGCTGTTATCAATTGTCTGCAATGTACCGTGTGAAATTATTCATGAAAAGCAATTGGTCCAATTAGCGCACACATTTTCTCAAGACCAGTTAACGCGTTTTTTAGAGATTTTGTATACAAGCGAACTGCATTATGTAAAAACATTATCAGCGCCTGGGCTCATGGAACTAGTATTGTTAAAAATGCTAGAAATTAAAAATAGTTCTCAAAATATCGTACATAACGTTCACACGCCTCCATCAATTACGAACAAAAAGATAGCGCCTGCGCCCGTGGTGCAGCAAGTAACACCTGAACAAACCGCGCCTATTGATGATCCTTGGAAGTATTTTTTACACGAATTGCAAGCGGTACACGAACCACTAGTAAATTCTATCTTTAGGCAAGGGCAATTCAGAGGAAAGCAACACAAAGAAATTACTATAGCTTTTTCTTCGGAGCTTATATTTTTTAAAGATTCATTAGAATCAACCCGATTATTATGGCAACCGATATTAGAAAAGTGTTTTGAACCAAGCGTCGTTTGCACCTATATATTTACCGCAGAGATAAAATCTCCAGCGCCAATACTTCAAAAAAAAGCTGAACCGATTTCTCAACAACGGTCCTATAAAATAACGCATGATAACATGCAAAAAAAACCTGTAGCGATGCAGGAACAAAAAATTAATAATTCACATTTAGAATCATTACCACGGGCTCAATCTGTATTGCAAGTTTTCCCGGGTACATTAACAGAAATTAAGGAAAACAACCATGAGTAA
- a CDS encoding OPT/YSL family transporter, with the protein MQYRPISYNAYTMIITTIISILFSVFSTAIMGYIAMATSTGPWIEPTLVLLGTVVFRFMLARVMPVAQAQHAIGYSTAAGAIGGITAIACGWAFPTLYFLDKNIFTLWISNPYYFSAILTATVLTGGFLGFFIAHVFEHHLYKQKDITFPIGDLVHSMIFAQDQVRQTIELMFGGALALFVTITQKYSTFIPSKITLIPTIAYGILKIPSVYVRCDLLPIFLSIGFITGHLIALPLLFGFISKIFLIEPLQRYFFATITTEGFLLAFVSGMVIQGAIITLFDLPRLISTTTQQIKNYYTPYFSTITFTQAPSAALTAMQQIRLNAFFEHMGTISVIFGAIPLYLFLSFFKFSLLAQLYIVIFTAVCTYQLLMIAGKTGLAPFPRFATFVLIPGMLMFGFDAIQITIVSTFVEVCCGVAVDVLFGRKMAKLAHMEKNTIVFYQLLGLLVSALSIGVIFYFLINHFGLGTPELFAQRAHARALLVKTKDFNYIVMILGAVFSYSLKFIKINPLLVMGGLLMPPELSLSLIFGGLLTYVVKNKERYYPFWSGVFAASSFWMVLRTIL; encoded by the coding sequence GTGCAATATCGCCCTATAAGTTATAACGCATATACCATGATCATTACCACCATAATTTCTATACTATTTTCAGTGTTTTCTACCGCCATTATGGGTTACATCGCAATGGCGACATCAACAGGTCCATGGATAGAACCAACACTCGTTCTTCTGGGCACCGTTGTGTTCCGTTTTATGCTTGCTCGCGTTATGCCGGTTGCTCAGGCACAGCATGCCATTGGGTATTCGACAGCCGCCGGAGCTATTGGCGGCATTACTGCAATTGCGTGTGGATGGGCTTTCCCTACCCTATATTTTTTGGATAAAAATATTTTTACCCTATGGATAAGTAACCCCTATTATTTTTCTGCAATTTTGACCGCAACGGTACTCACTGGTGGTTTTCTTGGTTTTTTTATAGCGCATGTTTTTGAACATCATTTATATAAACAAAAAGATATTACCTTCCCCATTGGGGACTTAGTGCATAGTATGATTTTTGCCCAGGATCAGGTACGACAAACCATAGAGCTTATGTTCGGAGGGGCGCTAGCGCTGTTTGTTACTATCACGCAAAAATATTCTACCTTTATTCCCAGCAAAATTACCCTCATCCCAACAATTGCGTATGGCATTCTCAAAATACCGTCGGTATATGTGCGCTGCGATTTGCTCCCTATATTTTTATCAATAGGTTTTATAACGGGGCATCTTATCGCCCTGCCGCTTCTTTTTGGCTTTATATCAAAAATTTTTCTTATTGAACCGCTACAAAGATACTTTTTTGCCACGATCACTACTGAAGGTTTTTTATTAGCATTTGTATCCGGCATGGTTATTCAGGGCGCAATAATAACATTATTTGATTTACCGCGTCTTATCAGCACAACAACGCAACAAATAAAAAATTACTACACACCCTACTTTAGTACTATAACATTTACACAGGCTCCATCTGCTGCGCTAACGGCTATGCAACAAATAAGACTGAATGCTTTTTTTGAACATATGGGCACAATCAGTGTTATATTTGGGGCAATTCCGCTCTATCTTTTCTTATCGTTCTTTAAATTTTCACTGCTAGCGCAACTCTATATCGTTATTTTTACCGCAGTATGCACCTATCAGTTATTAATGATAGCGGGCAAAACGGGGCTCGCACCATTCCCGCGTTTTGCAACGTTTGTTCTTATTCCCGGCATGCTCATGTTTGGATTCGATGCCATACAAATCACCATCGTCTCAACGTTTGTAGAAGTCTGCTGCGGCGTAGCTGTTGATGTTTTATTCGGCAGAAAAATGGCAAAACTGGCCCATATGGAAAAAAACACCATTGTTTTTTATCAATTACTTGGCTTACTCGTCAGCGCATTATCAATAGGCGTTATTTTTTATTTCCTGATTAATCACTTTGGCCTGGGCACTCCAGAACTGTTTGCACAGCGTGCTCATGCACGCGCGCTCTTGGTCAAAACTAAAGACTTTAATTATATTGTTATGATCCTAGGGGCTGTATTCAGCTATAGCCTTAAGTTTATCAAGATAAACCCATTACTGGTCATGGGCGGTCTCCTCATGCCACCAGAATTATCTTTGAGTCTCATATTCGGGGGCCTACTTACCTATGTGGTTAAAAATAAAGAGCGCTATTACCCATTCTGGTCCGGCGTCTTCGCCGCCAGCTCCTTCTGGATGGTTCTCAGAACAATTCTTTAA
- a CDS encoding GNAT family N-acetyltransferase, translated as MFDMYFEKATILYKDIIFEWLKKPHIQEFWDNSPEYKQDIVIFMEGREAPSPYYNGTFDYWIGFLHNDPFCLIMTSEVLPTPDLPPVWLEHISQTGKTFSLDFMIGNKKFLGQGFGGPTLENFMRYFQKNIEPKTDIFIIDPAANNPKAAHVYEKAGFKKIVHFMRNNTEYVLMIKNASKNLDD; from the coding sequence ATGTTTGATATGTACTTTGAAAAAGCAACAATACTCTATAAAGATATTATTTTTGAATGGCTTAAAAAACCACACATACAAGAATTTTGGGATAATAGCCCAGAATACAAGCAAGATATAGTCATTTTTATGGAAGGGAGAGAAGCACCTTCTCCCTATTACAACGGAACATTTGATTATTGGATAGGATTCTTACATAATGACCCATTTTGTTTAATCATGACTTCAGAAGTTCTTCCTACACCAGACCTTCCCCCAGTATGGCTTGAGCATATTTCTCAGACAGGTAAAACATTTAGTCTTGATTTTATGATAGGGAATAAAAAATTTTTAGGACAAGGTTTTGGTGGGCCAACACTTGAAAACTTTATGCGCTATTTTCAAAAAAATATTGAACCAAAAACCGATATCTTTATTATAGATCCGGCAGCGAATAACCCTAAAGCTGCGCATGTTTATGAAAAAGCTGGATTCAAGAAAATAGTACATTTTATGCGAAATAACACCGAATATGTACTTATGATTAAAAACGCTTCGAAAAACCTAGATGATTGA
- a CDS encoding HPF/RaiA family ribosome-associated protein has protein sequence MNKRIVFRGMEHSGALEKYVDDNFKKIETFLEEHPRTPITYDIVFESHPTHATKKCEVRITSPEFHVIVSKEGQDMYKVAHDALDSAYAQLLKEKAKVSDKNIHGHQKPVESVNPEEEDNDKE, from the coding sequence ATGAACAAAAGAATCGTATTTAGAGGCATGGAGCATTCGGGTGCGCTAGAAAAATACGTTGATGACAATTTCAAAAAAATAGAAACGTTTCTTGAAGAACATCCACGCACACCCATCACCTATGATATTGTTTTTGAGAGTCATCCAACTCATGCAACAAAAAAATGTGAAGTACGTATAACGTCACCAGAATTTCATGTCATAGTTTCCAAAGAGGGACAGGATATGTATAAAGTCGCCCATGATGCACTTGATAGTGCCTACGCACAGCTACTCAAAGAAAAAGCAAAAGTAAGCGACAAAAATATTCATGGCCACCAGAAACCGGTTGAGTCCGTTAACCCTGAAGAAGAAGACAACGACAAAGAATAA
- the der gene encoding ribosome biogenesis GTPase Der, with translation MSNIRSVVIVGRMNVGKSTLFNKLSESVRSITLDYAGVTRDFIKDVIEWKNHRFEIIDTGGISLRKTEDIILEKVRQTALDLVQKTDLVVFVVDSLVGVLPEDREIAQLLHKNNKKVILVINKIDNTLAQEHIHEFYKLGFPHTVSISAEHSKGINDVLNEIVDLLPQETSGAADKEPDYRVVFLGRPNVGKSSLMNALLQEERSIVSDIPGTTREAISEKIQFYQQNIELTDTPGIRRKRSVGGQLEPLMVKSSFAALKNADIVVLVLDVTEAKLVDQELKLAFYAFEEHYKALIIVFNKIDLKTELMDQELERSLSLYNHLIKKVPLLNISCKSGKNVGRLVPLIEEVWQRFSQKLSDEEVNRLIVSSLQKKPLYHNQKLLRVYGARQVAQSPITILIDVNEPDWFGPSQLGFFENIIRGAYTMIGVPIKFIVRKKA, from the coding sequence ATGAGTAACATTCGTTCCGTTGTAATTGTTGGTCGTATGAATGTAGGAAAATCGACCCTTTTTAATAAACTGTCAGAATCTGTCAGAAGTATAACACTTGATTATGCAGGCGTTACGAGAGATTTTATTAAAGATGTTATTGAATGGAAAAATCATAGATTTGAAATTATTGACACAGGCGGTATCAGTTTACGAAAAACAGAAGATATTATTTTAGAAAAAGTACGTCAAACAGCATTAGATTTAGTACAAAAAACAGATCTTGTTGTTTTCGTCGTAGATTCACTGGTCGGGGTATTACCTGAGGACCGCGAAATTGCTCAGCTTTTACATAAAAATAATAAGAAAGTTATTCTTGTTATCAATAAAATAGATAACACTCTGGCACAAGAACATATACATGAATTTTATAAATTAGGTTTTCCGCACACCGTATCAATTTCAGCTGAACATTCAAAAGGCATCAATGATGTTCTCAATGAAATTGTTGATTTATTACCACAAGAAACATCAGGTGCCGCAGACAAAGAACCTGATTATCGCGTTGTTTTCTTGGGAAGACCAAACGTTGGAAAATCTTCTTTAATGAATGCATTGTTGCAAGAAGAACGATCAATCGTATCAGATATTCCAGGAACAACACGAGAAGCAATTTCGGAAAAAATACAATTTTATCAACAAAACATAGAACTTACGGACACACCAGGCATTCGCAGAAAACGTTCTGTTGGCGGTCAATTAGAACCACTCATGGTAAAAAGTTCTTTCGCTGCGCTTAAAAATGCTGATATTGTTGTTCTTGTGCTTGATGTTACTGAAGCAAAATTGGTAGACCAAGAGCTTAAATTGGCTTTTTATGCATTTGAAGAACATTATAAGGCGCTGATTATTGTTTTTAATAAAATTGATTTAAAAACTGAGTTAATGGATCAAGAATTAGAAAGAAGTTTAAGTCTCTATAATCACTTAATAAAAAAAGTACCCCTTCTTAATATATCATGTAAATCAGGTAAAAATGTAGGGCGCCTTGTGCCCTTAATTGAAGAAGTATGGCAACGTTTTAGTCAAAAATTATCTGATGAAGAAGTTAATAGATTAATAGTAAGTTCGTTACAAAAAAAACCATTATACCACAATCAAAAACTATTGCGTGTATATGGCGCTCGTCAAGTTGCGCAGTCACCTATAACTATTCTCATAGATGTTAACGAACCTGATTGGTTTGGGCCTTCACAACTTGGTTTTTTTGAAAATATTATAAGAGGCGCATATACTATGATTGGTGTTCCTATAAAATTTATTGTAAGAAAAAAGGCATAA
- the thrS gene encoding threonine--tRNA ligase has protein sequence MKDSLSSLRHSAAHLVGHAVSELFPGTLLTIGPATSDGFFYDCLPTTNFKEEDLVTITERMNQLVKQDLPLLHKQISKQEAYELFKHNPFKLELLDQIPGETVGLASQGDFHDLCRGGHVASTGLLKYFKLTGISGSYWRADKSKQALQRISGIVFFTEQELEDFEKKQEELLEYDHRKLGKQLDYFSFHEEGVGFPFFHPKGKRVINILTQYMRTLREEYNYQEIETPTMLSDSLWRRSGHYSFYKENMYFSEIDETNYAIKPMNCPGSILVYKNRPRSYRELPLKLAEFGHVHRHELSGTLHGLMRVRAFTQDDVHIYCTLDQIEEQITTILHIALQVFSRVGFSKISLALSTKPSKALGDEEQWAVATNALKQALENSGKTYKIQQGEGAFYGPKIDMSIEDAMGRLWQCGTIQVDFFQAENFDLSYVSTEGTKERPVIIHSTIYGSLERFFAIVLEHHKGALPVWLAPLQVTILTITDAQKPYAEKVLAQLKEHKIRAEIDQSSDHISIKIRSAQREKTPLMLVIGEKEVAQSTVTVRYLDGKQEMGISCDDFMTKNHLKVV, from the coding sequence ATGAAAGATTCACTCAGTAGCTTACGTCACTCGGCGGCTCATTTGGTAGGACATGCCGTTTCAGAACTCTTTCCAGGGACTCTTTTAACGATAGGCCCGGCAACATCAGATGGTTTTTTCTATGATTGCTTGCCAACCACCAACTTTAAAGAAGAAGACCTTGTTACGATAACAGAACGCATGAACCAACTGGTAAAACAAGATTTACCTCTTTTACACAAACAAATTTCAAAACAAGAAGCGTACGAACTCTTTAAGCATAACCCTTTTAAACTTGAACTTCTTGATCAAATCCCCGGAGAAACGGTAGGCCTTGCGTCTCAGGGAGATTTTCACGATCTCTGTCGAGGTGGGCACGTTGCATCAACCGGCCTTCTTAAATATTTTAAATTAACGGGCATTTCTGGGTCATACTGGCGTGCTGATAAAAGTAAACAAGCACTTCAACGTATATCCGGCATTGTTTTTTTCACGGAACAAGAGCTTGAAGATTTTGAAAAAAAACAAGAAGAGCTTCTTGAGTATGACCACAGAAAATTAGGCAAACAACTTGATTATTTTTCGTTTCATGAAGAAGGCGTCGGCTTTCCCTTTTTTCATCCAAAAGGCAAAAGAGTTATCAATATTCTAACACAATACATGCGTACATTACGTGAAGAATATAATTACCAAGAAATCGAAACGCCAACCATGCTCAGCGATAGTTTATGGAGACGGTCAGGACATTATAGTTTTTATAAAGAAAATATGTATTTTTCAGAAATCGATGAAACAAATTATGCCATAAAACCGATGAACTGCCCCGGCTCTATATTGGTATATAAAAATAGACCCCGTTCATATCGCGAGCTGCCCCTTAAATTAGCAGAATTTGGCCACGTACACCGTCACGAATTATCAGGGACACTACATGGGCTCATGCGAGTACGAGCTTTCACGCAAGATGATGTGCATATTTACTGTACTTTAGATCAAATAGAAGAACAAATTACCACAATATTACACATTGCTCTTCAAGTTTTTTCCCGCGTAGGATTTTCAAAAATCTCACTCGCGCTATCGACTAAACCAAGCAAAGCATTGGGGGATGAAGAACAATGGGCTGTTGCTACAAATGCCCTCAAACAAGCTCTGGAAAACTCTGGAAAAACATACAAGATACAGCAAGGTGAAGGCGCGTTTTATGGTCCAAAAATTGATATGAGTATAGAAGACGCGATGGGTCGCTTATGGCAATGCGGTACGATCCAAGTAGACTTTTTCCAAGCAGAAAATTTTGATTTGTCATATGTGTCTACAGAAGGAACCAAAGAACGTCCTGTTATCATTCATTCAACTATTTACGGCTCACTAGAACGCTTTTTTGCTATAGTATTAGAACATCACAAAGGTGCTTTGCCCGTCTGGTTAGCGCCGCTACAAGTAACTATTTTAACCATAACCGATGCGCAAAAACCGTATGCAGAAAAAGTCTTAGCACAGCTCAAAGAACATAAAATACGAGCTGAGATTGACCAATCATCTGATCATATTTCTATCAAAATTAGATCAGCGCAACGTGAAAAAACGCCACTCATGCTCGTTATTGGAGAAAAAGAAGTAGCGCAATCAACGGTTACCGTACGATATTTAGACGGCAAACAAGAAATGGGAATTTCATGCGATGATTTTATGACAAAAAATCATCTAAAAGTTGTATAA